One window from the genome of Ammoniphilus sp. CFH 90114 encodes:
- a CDS encoding YlmC/YmxH family sporulation protein: protein MRYSEFSGKEIIDLDNGERMGMLGHSDLVIHTESGQIDSIILPGTSFLGWGKKKNDCVIPWNAIRKIGPDMIIVELRERGRAKY, encoded by the coding sequence ATGAGATATAGCGAATTTAGTGGGAAAGAAATCATTGATCTCGACAACGGAGAGCGAATGGGAATGCTTGGACATTCCGATTTAGTCATTCATACTGAATCTGGACAAATCGATTCTATTATCCTTCCTGGTACCTCTTTCTTAGGGTGGGGAAAAAAGAAAAATGATTGTGTCATCCCGTGGAATGCCATTCGTAAGATTGGACCAGATATGATTATTGTTGAACTGAGAGAAAGAGGAAGGGCGAAATATTAA
- the dut gene encoding dUTP diphosphatase, producing the protein MKGGELLQPSIVTIQIMKTPGNEDISLPSKMSEFAAGFDLYAATKDSVAIAPGQRALIPAGFSLALPVNMEAQIRPRSGLALKHGITCLNSPGTIDADYRGEIGVILINHGEDVFSISRGDRIAQMVIQYVPSVEWEIVQELPSSNRGAGGFGHTGV; encoded by the coding sequence ATGAAGGGAGGGGAGCTTTTGCAACCTTCTATAGTCACCATACAAATTATGAAGACACCAGGGAATGAGGATATAAGCCTTCCTTCTAAAATGTCAGAATTTGCAGCCGGCTTTGACCTTTATGCTGCAACTAAGGATTCGGTAGCTATTGCCCCGGGTCAACGTGCACTAATCCCTGCCGGTTTTTCTTTGGCTCTACCAGTCAATATGGAGGCTCAGATTAGACCAAGGAGCGGGCTCGCATTGAAGCATGGGATCACCTGTCTGAACTCTCCGGGGACCATCGATGCTGACTACCGTGGAGAAATCGGGGTTATTTTAATTAACCATGGAGAGGATGTATTTAGCATCTCTCGAGGAGATCGGATCGCACAAATGGTCATTCAATACGTTCCATCTGTTGAATGGGAGATCGTTCAGGAACTTCCATCAAGTAATAGAGGTGCTGGTGGATTCGGCCACACTGGAGTTTAA